One part of the Halobacteria archaeon AArc-dxtr1 genome encodes these proteins:
- a CDS encoding MTH865 family protein — protein sequence MVDEAELREQMIDAFEGADYPISSPMDLVPALPNGPGTRFESGDFSMTAMELNTKLSGGDFPYESPEAFVDDIIEELEAMDEL from the coding sequence ATGGTAGACGAAGCCGAACTCCGCGAACAGATGATCGACGCGTTCGAAGGGGCCGACTATCCAATCTCGAGTCCGATGGATCTCGTTCCAGCACTGCCGAACGGACCTGGAACCCGATTCGAGTCGGGTGACTTCTCGATGACTGCGATGGAACTGAACACGAAGCTCTCGGGCGGTGACTTTCCCTACGAGAGCCCCGAGGCGTTCGTCGACGACATTATAGAGGAGCTAGAGGCGATGGACGAACTCTGA
- a CDS encoding helix-turn-helix domain-containing protein — protein sequence MAPEAPSTNRSPDVEPVVAVLDDGACRTIIAALERPMTVSEIAEAAELPLSTTYKKLDTLAEAELVREIDRYDAGRHRTARYVTDFDEIAIDLASDRTFRVRITRSVEQVADVWSELSVRS from the coding sequence ATGGCGCCCGAGGCACCGTCGACGAACCGGAGCCCCGACGTGGAGCCGGTCGTTGCCGTCCTCGACGACGGCGCTTGCCGAACGATCATCGCCGCACTCGAGCGACCGATGACCGTCTCGGAGATCGCCGAGGCAGCCGAGTTGCCACTTTCGACCACGTACAAGAAGCTCGACACGCTAGCCGAGGCGGAGCTCGTCCGCGAGATAGACCGCTACGACGCCGGGCGCCACCGAACCGCGAGATACGTCACAGATTTCGACGAGATCGCGATCGATCTCGCGAGCGATCGGACGTTTCGCGTCCGGATCACGCGATCGGTCGAGCAGGTTGCAGACGTCTGGTCCGAACTGAGCGTGCGATCATAA
- a CDS encoding universal stress protein, producing the protein MYDRLLLPTDMSPGVDQAIEHAIDAAQRYDAELHVLYVVDSEAYSSYPGDEYVHEFEGLEKALEQAGQDAVEETTDRAENEGVETESVIRHGVPHAEILYYMDEADIDLTVIGSKNRSGEYRRLLGSVAERVANMAERPVSIVKTPVEDE; encoded by the coding sequence ATGTACGATCGACTACTGCTGCCGACGGACATGAGCCCCGGCGTTGATCAGGCAATTGAGCACGCAATTGATGCCGCCCAACGGTACGATGCGGAGTTGCACGTCCTCTACGTCGTCGATTCTGAGGCGTACAGTTCGTATCCCGGGGACGAATACGTCCACGAATTCGAAGGCTTGGAGAAGGCTCTCGAACAGGCCGGACAGGATGCCGTCGAAGAAACCACTGATCGAGCCGAAAATGAAGGTGTCGAGACAGAATCGGTCATCCGTCATGGCGTTCCACACGCGGAAATCCTCTACTACATGGACGAAGCGGATATCGATCTGACCGTTATCGGCTCGAAGAACCGATCCGGCGAGTACCGTCGTCTACTTGGAAGCGTTGCCGAACGCGTCGCCAATATGGCCGAACGACCCGTGTCGATCGTGAAAACACCCGTCGAGGACGAGTAA
- a CDS encoding bacteriophage holin — protein sequence MAGKVDTRALALTTGIIWGTLVAFLELLAGTEYGERWRVLLEDIYPGYSREPGDLIWGTVLGFIDAFVLGYIFGRVYNRLAD from the coding sequence ATGGCTGGAAAGGTCGATACACGTGCGCTCGCACTCACAACCGGCATTATATGGGGAACACTAGTCGCCTTTCTCGAACTACTGGCTGGCACGGAGTATGGAGAGCGATGGCGCGTGTTGTTAGAAGACATCTACCCGGGGTACAGTCGAGAACCCGGAGACCTCATCTGGGGTACAGTACTGGGGTTCATCGATGCGTTCGTCTTGGGATACATATTCGGGCGGGTGTACAACCGGCTAGCTGATTGA
- the msrA gene encoding peptide-methionine (S)-S-oxide reductase MsrA translates to MTETATFGGGCFWCVEAAFKELGGVESVTSGYAGGETEDPSYREVCTGNTGHAEVVRVEFDPELIKYDELLDVFFTVHDPTQLNRQGPDVGTQYRSIILYEDDDQRELTEAYIEAVDEEGGYDDEIVTEVEPLNEFWGAEEKHQNYFKKNPSDAYCRMHAQPKVEKVRKKFAEKAKQA, encoded by the coding sequence ATGACTGAGACAGCGACGTTCGGCGGCGGCTGCTTCTGGTGTGTTGAGGCCGCTTTCAAAGAACTCGGCGGTGTCGAGTCCGTTACCTCCGGCTACGCCGGCGGTGAGACCGAAGACCCGTCCTACCGCGAGGTCTGTACCGGAAACACAGGACACGCTGAAGTGGTACGGGTGGAGTTCGACCCAGAGCTCATCAAGTACGACGAACTGCTGGACGTGTTCTTCACCGTTCACGACCCGACACAACTCAACCGCCAGGGCCCGGACGTGGGCACCCAGTACCGTTCCATCATTCTCTACGAGGACGATGACCAGCGAGAGTTGACCGAGGCGTATATAGAGGCGGTTGATGAAGAAGGAGGCTACGACGACGAGATCGTGACCGAGGTGGAGCCATTAAACGAGTTCTGGGGTGCGGAGGAAAAGCATCAAAACTATTTCAAAAAGAACCCCTCTGACGCGTACTGTCGGATGCACGCGCAGCCGAAGGTCGAGAAGGTGCGGAAGAAGTTCGCGGAGAAGGCGAAGCAGGCGTGA
- a CDS encoding 2,5-diamino-6-(ribosylamino)-4(3H)-pyrimidinone 5'-phosphate reductase, translated as MHVLVNAAMSADGKLSSVRREQVRISGDEDFARVDRLRAESDAVVVGIGTVLADDPHLTVKDSALQEERRTAGNPGHPARVVIDSRARTPTDAAVLDEAATTYLCVADAAPVERRMNLADRATFVTAGDERVDLLRAFAALENEGIERLMVEGGGELIFSLLDVGLVDELTIFVGPQIIGGRDAPTLADGDGFVADYPELTLERLERVGDGALLGWEVVY; from the coding sequence ATGCACGTCCTCGTCAATGCGGCGATGAGCGCCGACGGGAAGCTCTCCTCCGTCCGACGCGAGCAGGTTCGGATCAGTGGCGACGAGGACTTCGCTCGCGTCGATCGGCTTCGCGCCGAGAGCGACGCCGTCGTCGTCGGGATCGGGACCGTCCTCGCGGACGACCCCCACCTGACGGTGAAAGATTCTGCCCTTCAAGAGGAGCGTCGAACGGCCGGCAATCCCGGACATCCGGCACGGGTCGTGATCGACTCGCGAGCCCGAACGCCCACCGACGCCGCCGTCCTCGACGAGGCGGCGACGACCTACCTCTGTGTCGCCGACGCCGCGCCGGTCGAGCGCCGGATGAACCTGGCAGATCGGGCGACGTTCGTCACTGCAGGCGACGAACGAGTCGACCTGCTACGGGCGTTCGCCGCCCTCGAGAACGAAGGGATAGAGCGGCTGATGGTCGAAGGCGGCGGCGAACTCATCTTCTCGCTGCTCGACGTCGGCCTGGTCGACGAGCTGACGATCTTCGTCGGCCCACAGATTATCGGCGGGCGCGACGCGCCGACGCTCGCCGACGGCGACGGCTTCGTCGCGGACTACCCCGAACTCACCCTCGAACGGTTAGAGCGCGTCGGTGACGGGGCGCTGTTGGGCTGGGAGGTCGTCTACTGA
- a CDS encoding Single-stranded DNA binding protein: MELEDHAEELASDLGVDKEEVTADLRNLVEYSVPIDEAKGSLRRKYGDGTGGSGGAPQTKEITEIDPDDGSVSVTGVVLTAGERSIRYQGSDHVIVEGELADGNGVIDYTAWEDFGLSPGDTITAGNAGVREWDGEPELNFGESTALSFQEEPLEVPYEVGGDAELAELQTGDRARTVEVVVVEAERRTIDGRDGETEIISGVFGDESGRLPFTNWDPSPLIEEGASVTIENAYVREFRGVPEVNVSAFSTVTPVDREIEVGSDAQTMDIGEAVATGGVYDVELVGNLIAVRDGSGLIQRCPECNRVIQKGQCRTHGSVDGVDDLRVKAILDDGTGTVTAILDDELTEQVYGGGLEAARQEARDAMDQEAVADTIREQIVGREYRVRGHLSVDEYGANLDASAFVESEDDPAERARAFLAEVVA, encoded by the coding sequence ATGGAACTCGAAGATCATGCCGAGGAACTCGCCTCCGACCTCGGTGTTGACAAAGAGGAGGTCACGGCAGACCTGCGAAACTTGGTGGAGTACAGCGTTCCGATCGACGAGGCGAAGGGAAGTCTTCGCCGCAAGTACGGCGATGGGACTGGCGGTAGCGGTGGCGCCCCGCAGACGAAAGAGATCACGGAGATCGATCCCGACGACGGCTCGGTAAGCGTCACCGGCGTCGTCCTGACGGCCGGGGAGCGCTCCATCCGGTATCAGGGATCGGACCACGTCATCGTTGAGGGCGAGCTCGCCGACGGAAACGGCGTCATCGACTACACCGCTTGGGAGGACTTCGGTCTCTCGCCGGGAGACACGATCACCGCGGGCAACGCGGGCGTCCGCGAGTGGGACGGCGAGCCCGAACTCAACTTCGGCGAGAGCACCGCGCTCTCGTTCCAGGAGGAGCCCCTCGAGGTGCCCTACGAGGTTGGCGGCGACGCCGAGCTCGCTGAGTTGCAGACCGGCGACCGGGCACGAACCGTTGAGGTCGTCGTCGTCGAGGCCGAGCGGCGAACGATCGACGGCCGGGACGGCGAGACGGAGATCATCAGCGGCGTCTTCGGCGACGAGTCCGGCCGCCTTCCCTTTACCAACTGGGACCCCTCACCCCTAATCGAGGAGGGGGCCTCGGTAACAATTGAGAACGCCTACGTCCGGGAGTTCAGGGGCGTCCCCGAAGTCAACGTTTCGGCGTTTTCGACCGTAACGCCCGTCGACCGGGAGATCGAGGTCGGCAGCGACGCCCAAACGATGGACATCGGCGAGGCGGTCGCGACCGGTGGCGTCTACGACGTCGAACTGGTCGGCAACCTCATCGCCGTCCGCGACGGCTCCGGGCTGATCCAGCGCTGCCCAGAATGTAATCGCGTGATCCAGAAGGGGCAGTGTCGCACCCACGGAAGCGTCGACGGCGTCGACGACCTCCGGGTGAAGGCGATTTTAGACGACGGAACTGGGACCGTCACCGCGATCTTAGACGACGAACTGACCGAACAGGTCTACGGCGGCGGGCTGGAAGCGGCCCGCCAAGAGGCCCGCGACGCGATGGACCAGGAGGCGGTCGCCGACACGATCCGTGAGCAGATCGTCGGCCGCGAGTACCGCGTCCGGGGTCACCTCTCGGTCGACGAGTACGGCGCGAACCTAGACGCGAGTGCGTTCGTCGAGAGTGAGGACGATCCGGCCGAGCGTGCCCGTGCGTTCCTCGCGGAGGTGGTCGCATGA
- a CDS encoding metallophosphoesterase has product MATNRPKGDGVLEPVPGERAAIADLDGERALVIADYHAGYEAGLRYERGVDVPSRAQERRERLCELVDRTGVDRLVVCGDLMHSIGEPGGAERGELEVLFESLPAGLSVTLVKGNHDGAIESWLGDSDGTELADAGSSLEIEPGEGVRLGPLGACHGHTWPSPAVLEAEVVCAGHEHPCVRLVDAVGGSRVEPVWLRGRLDPAAFASRDEYASLSWLDNGTPPKLVVLPAFNDLAGGTWVNVTDQSFLAPFLPDGLTDGEAYLVDGTRLGPYQHV; this is encoded by the coding sequence ATGGCGACGAACCGGCCGAAAGGCGACGGCGTGCTCGAACCGGTGCCCGGCGAGCGGGCGGCGATCGCCGATCTCGACGGCGAGCGAGCGCTCGTGATCGCCGACTACCACGCGGGCTACGAGGCGGGGCTACGGTACGAGCGTGGCGTCGACGTACCAAGTCGCGCCCAAGAGCGCCGAGAGCGGCTGTGTGAGCTCGTCGATCGGACCGGCGTCGACCGACTCGTCGTCTGTGGCGATCTGATGCACTCGATCGGCGAGCCCGGCGGCGCCGAGCGTGGCGAACTCGAGGTGCTGTTCGAGTCGCTTCCTGCCGGGCTCTCGGTTACGCTCGTCAAGGGCAACCACGACGGCGCGATCGAGAGCTGGCTCGGCGACAGTGACGGGACCGAACTCGCAGACGCCGGTAGCTCCCTCGAGATCGAACCTGGCGAGGGCGTCCGGCTGGGACCGCTGGGCGCGTGTCACGGCCACACCTGGCCGTCGCCGGCAGTCCTCGAGGCCGAGGTCGTCTGCGCCGGCCACGAACATCCCTGCGTCCGTCTGGTGGATGCCGTCGGCGGCAGCCGCGTCGAGCCCGTCTGGCTTCGTGGACGACTCGATCCGGCCGCATTCGCCAGCAGAGACGAGTACGCCAGCCTGTCGTGGCTCGACAATGGAACGCCCCCGAAACTAGTCGTGCTGCCGGCGTTCAACGATCTGGCCGGAGGGACCTGGGTGAACGTCACCGACCAGTCGTTTCTGGCTCCGTTTCTTCCGGACGGGCTCACAGACGGCGAAGCGTACCTCGTCGACGGAACACGGCTCGGTCCCTACCAGCACGTCTGA
- a CDS encoding response regulator yields the protein MQPDDVERSDPIDILLVEPNPGDTRLFTEQFKDAKIMNTVHAVSDGEAALDYLHQRGEYADESRPDIILLEPQLPGTSGQDVLAELEEEPTLREIPVAVLTSSAAEQEIVESSGIDTHTYIQKPVEPAEFVDLVQSVEDFWLAIVQRAQEA from the coding sequence ATGCAGCCAGACGATGTGGAACGGAGTGATCCGATCGATATTCTGCTTGTCGAGCCCAATCCCGGCGATACCCGTCTGTTTACCGAGCAGTTCAAAGACGCAAAGATCATGAACACGGTCCACGCCGTCTCGGACGGTGAGGCGGCCCTCGATTACCTCCACCAGCGCGGCGAGTACGCCGACGAGTCGCGCCCGGACATCATCCTCCTCGAGCCCCAGCTTCCGGGGACCAGCGGCCAAGACGTCCTCGCCGAACTGGAAGAAGAGCCCACCCTTCGAGAGATCCCCGTCGCGGTGCTGACGAGCTCCGCCGCCGAACAGGAGATCGTCGAATCCTCCGGCATCGATACGCACACGTACATCCAAAAGCCGGTCGAACCCGCCGAATTTGTCGACCTCGTGCAGTCGGTCGAGGACTTCTGGCTCGCGATCGTCCAGCGAGCCCAAGAGGCCTAG
- a CDS encoding universal stress protein, giving the protein MTLAFDGTVVVPLADPDDGERTAAAIAPRLGPQSRVVLVNVIEKSGDALDKAPLTRREGYAEEIFERAAGPLSDAPGTVDTEILYGTDVVETIFDGAHEVGADAVVFMAREGNRLAELLTGDVARRMVKDASTPVVALPQGTASD; this is encoded by the coding sequence ATGACGCTCGCGTTCGACGGAACAGTCGTCGTCCCGCTGGCCGACCCGGACGACGGAGAGCGAACCGCCGCAGCGATCGCACCACGGCTCGGACCGCAGAGTCGCGTCGTTCTGGTAAACGTCATCGAGAAGAGCGGGGACGCCCTGGATAAAGCACCCCTGACACGACGGGAAGGGTACGCCGAGGAGATTTTCGAGCGGGCGGCCGGCCCCCTCTCGGACGCCCCTGGAACCGTCGACACGGAGATCCTGTACGGAACCGACGTCGTCGAGACGATCTTCGACGGCGCTCACGAGGTCGGCGCCGATGCAGTCGTCTTCATGGCTCGAGAAGGCAATCGCTTAGCCGAGTTACTGACCGGAGACGTCGCTCGGCGAATGGTCAAAGACGCCTCGACCCCGGTCGTTGCGCTCCCGCAGGGGACGGCGAGCGATTAG
- the asd gene encoding aspartate-semialdehyde dehydrogenase: MAVRVGVLGATGAVGQRLIQLLDPHPDFEIAALTASESSAGESYRSAAKWRVDAPIPDDVAEMTVQATEPEAVPDDVDLLFSSLPSSVGAAVEPAFCEAGYVVSSNSSNARMAEDVPLVIPEVNAEHLDLLEVQRDDRGWDGALIKNPNCSTITFVPTLAALAEFGLERVHVSTLQAVSGAGYDGVSSMEIIDNAIPYIGSEEDKLETESRKLLGEFDGAELTQDDVSVAASCNRIPTIDGHLENVWVETTEEITVDEAAQAMREYPSLDLRSSPDPLIHVFDDPERPQPRLDRTLGGGMAIAAGGIRESTFGLQYNCLAHNTMRGAAGASVLNGELLLENGYL; this comes from the coding sequence ATGGCAGTACGTGTTGGAGTACTCGGTGCGACAGGTGCCGTCGGACAGCGACTCATTCAGCTGTTAGACCCCCATCCCGACTTCGAAATCGCGGCACTCACCGCGAGCGAGTCGAGTGCCGGCGAATCGTATCGATCAGCAGCGAAGTGGCGCGTCGATGCGCCGATTCCGGACGACGTCGCAGAGATGACCGTTCAGGCAACCGAGCCAGAGGCAGTGCCCGACGACGTCGACCTGCTCTTCTCGTCGCTGCCCTCGAGCGTCGGCGCAGCGGTCGAACCCGCGTTCTGTGAGGCGGGCTACGTCGTCTCCTCGAACTCCTCGAACGCACGGATGGCCGAGGACGTTCCCCTCGTTATTCCGGAGGTCAACGCCGAACACCTCGACTTGCTCGAAGTCCAGCGCGACGATCGCGGCTGGGACGGCGCGCTGATCAAGAATCCCAACTGTTCGACGATCACGTTCGTCCCGACGCTGGCCGCCCTCGCTGAGTTCGGTCTAGAGCGCGTCCACGTCTCGACGCTGCAGGCAGTTTCGGGCGCCGGCTACGACGGTGTCTCCTCGATGGAGATCATCGACAACGCAATCCCCTACATCGGCAGCGAAGAAGACAAACTCGAGACCGAGTCCCGCAAACTGCTCGGCGAGTTCGACGGCGCTGAACTCACTCAGGACGACGTCTCCGTCGCGGCCTCCTGTAACCGCATCCCGACGATCGACGGCCACCTGGAGAACGTCTGGGTCGAGACCACCGAAGAGATCACCGTCGACGAGGCCGCTCAGGCGATGCGAGAGTATCCGTCGCTCGACCTCCGTTCCTCGCCGGATCCACTCATCCACGTCTTCGACGATCCCGAGCGCCCACAGCCGCGTCTCGACCGCACGCTCGGTGGCGGGATGGCGATTGCAGCCGGCGGCATCCGCGAGTCGACGTTTGGCCTGCAGTACAACTGCTTGGCCCACAACACGATGCGCGGGGCGGCGGGCGCCAGCGTGCTCAACGGCGAACTGCTGTTGGAAAACGGCTACCTCTAA
- a CDS encoding 30S ribosomal protein S17e: MAIKPAYVKKTGNLLLERYPDAFTTDFEQNKDSVEKLTNIESKGVRNRIAGYVSRKKRAQVPA, from the coding sequence ATGGCAATCAAACCGGCCTACGTCAAGAAGACCGGCAACCTGCTGCTCGAGCGATACCCGGACGCGTTCACTACCGACTTCGAGCAGAACAAAGACAGCGTCGAGAAGCTGACGAACATCGAGTCCAAAGGCGTGCGCAACCGCATCGCGGGCTACGTCTCACGCAAGAAGCGCGCCCAGGTCCCGGCCTAA
- a CDS encoding amidase family protein, with amino-acid sequence MSRRSMLGTVGAVAASGMFAGCASLLADEGFDPIDASPAEIMEGYEQGVFTAEDVVGFYLDRIYAYEDDLQAVISINPHAMERAAELDDALESDGMVGPLHGIPVLVKDNINTDDIPTTTGAVALEDSIPPESATIVDNIRDAGGIVIAKANMDEFAFGYDSSSSMGGQVYNPYDLERSAGGSSGGSGAGMAANYAPIGIGTDTGGSVRVPALANNLVGVRPTRQLVSGEGVSPLHSSQDIAGPMTHTVEESALLLDVMASVDPDDPLTLESYENTPHADGNQYTDYLNEDGLEGARIGVYSEWVPDEDDEDEDEDLSDIIEIFEDALTDMAMAGATLVTDLEPPSGGFVSDAYRGDHTHMDWNNYLETIEEFESLDELVATGELESCGMAGTIEDPDSLEELEEDIDFLHPFFEQRQLQHYILRQMHENDLDAIIYPGNWDVPTVDGWGWGPANLHLSPVLDWPSIAMPVGFTDDGAPVGMEFLGPMWSEPELFELTYAYEQVADAREPPEDFDLVEDTGIEWDASTIENWNDERPVYDTVDDCEVDEDAIGTDSDDGPDMSNLP; translated from the coding sequence ATGAGCCGACGTTCTATGCTTGGAACTGTCGGTGCCGTTGCTGCAAGCGGGATGTTTGCCGGCTGTGCCAGTCTGCTCGCGGATGAAGGGTTCGATCCGATCGATGCGAGCCCCGCCGAAATCATGGAGGGGTACGAACAGGGTGTGTTTACCGCAGAAGACGTCGTGGGGTTCTACCTCGATCGCATCTACGCGTACGAAGATGATCTGCAGGCAGTTATTTCGATCAATCCACACGCAATGGAGCGCGCCGCCGAGCTCGACGATGCGCTCGAATCCGATGGGATGGTCGGCCCGCTTCACGGCATTCCCGTCCTCGTCAAAGACAATATTAACACGGACGATATCCCCACCACGACTGGCGCGGTCGCCCTAGAGGATTCGATTCCGCCGGAGAGTGCGACCATCGTCGACAACATTCGCGACGCTGGTGGTATCGTGATCGCGAAGGCGAACATGGACGAGTTCGCGTTCGGGTACGACTCGTCAAGTTCAATGGGGGGTCAGGTGTACAATCCCTACGACTTAGAGCGTTCAGCGGGCGGATCGAGCGGCGGTTCCGGGGCCGGTATGGCGGCCAACTACGCCCCGATTGGCATCGGTACTGATACCGGCGGCTCGGTTCGCGTTCCCGCGCTCGCGAACAACTTGGTCGGCGTCCGACCCACCAGGCAGTTGGTCAGCGGTGAGGGCGTCTCACCGCTGCACTCGAGCCAGGACATCGCAGGCCCGATGACGCATACGGTCGAGGAATCGGCGCTGCTACTCGACGTTATGGCGTCGGTCGACCCCGACGATCCGCTCACGTTAGAATCCTACGAGAACACTCCCCACGCAGACGGGAATCAGTACACTGATTACCTCAACGAGGACGGTCTCGAAGGAGCGCGTATCGGTGTCTACAGCGAGTGGGTGCCGGACGAAGACGACGAGGACGAAGACGAGGACCTCAGTGACATCATCGAGATCTTCGAGGATGCCCTGACCGATATGGCGATGGCAGGTGCGACCCTCGTCACGGATCTAGAGCCGCCGTCGGGAGGCTTCGTTAGCGATGCCTACCGTGGCGACCATACCCATATGGATTGGAACAACTACCTCGAGACCATCGAGGAGTTCGAAAGCCTCGACGAACTTGTCGCGACGGGCGAGCTCGAAAGCTGTGGCATGGCTGGAACAATCGAGGATCCCGACAGCCTGGAGGAGCTCGAAGAGGATATCGACTTCCTTCACCCCTTCTTCGAACAGCGCCAGTTACAACATTACATCCTCAGGCAGATGCACGAGAACGACCTCGACGCGATTATTTACCCAGGAAACTGGGACGTTCCGACGGTTGATGGCTGGGGCTGGGGGCCGGCTAACCTACATCTCTCACCGGTTCTCGACTGGCCGTCGATCGCCATGCCAGTCGGCTTCACCGACGACGGTGCTCCAGTCGGAATGGAGTTCCTCGGACCGATGTGGTCCGAGCCGGAACTCTTCGAGCTAACCTACGCCTACGAGCAAGTCGCCGACGCCCGAGAACCGCCCGAAGACTTCGACCTCGTCGAGGACACTGGCATCGAGTGGGACGCAAGCACAATCGAAAACTGGAACGACGAACGCCCCGTCTACGACACGGTCGACGACTGTGAGGTGGACGAAGATGCGATTGGTACCGACAGTGACGACGGTCCAGACATGTCGAACCTCCCCTGA
- a CDS encoding DUF447 family protein, protein MSGADGDDGDGRGPTDGDREGDDDERAAWPVALSGVTETVVTTLGPNDRWNAAALGLFAGEPATARTWGRTRTRRNFEARGEGYVQFVDDPVAFVEAALSISEHDGPVLESAAAWARVTVEEVDAGREDGTEWREWTLVPVEADVRRETVPTIDRGFGAVIEATVAASRLGVAGYDESALRNRLAHLESVVERAGSPREREAMALVGRHSAWNSA, encoded by the coding sequence ATGAGCGGTGCAGATGGCGACGACGGAGACGGCAGGGGGCCCACCGACGGCGACCGCGAGGGCGACGATGACGAGCGAGCAGCCTGGCCCGTCGCCCTCTCGGGCGTAACGGAGACGGTCGTGACCACGCTCGGCCCGAACGACCGGTGGAACGCGGCCGCGCTGGGTCTCTTCGCCGGCGAACCAGCCACCGCACGAACCTGGGGACGGACGCGGACGCGACGAAACTTCGAGGCCCGCGGCGAGGGCTACGTCCAGTTCGTCGACGACCCGGTCGCGTTCGTCGAGGCAGCGCTGTCGATCTCCGAACACGACGGGCCGGTTCTCGAGTCAGCGGCCGCCTGGGCTCGCGTGACAGTCGAGGAGGTCGATGCGGGGCGCGAGGACGGAACCGAGTGGCGCGAGTGGACGCTCGTCCCCGTCGAGGCGGACGTTCGCCGGGAGACAGTTCCGACGATCGATCGCGGGTTCGGCGCCGTCATCGAGGCGACGGTCGCAGCCTCGCGACTCGGCGTCGCCGGCTACGACGAATCCGCGCTGCGCAATCGGCTCGCACACCTCGAGTCGGTCGTCGAACGGGCCGGGAGTCCGCGAGAGCGAGAGGCGATGGCACTCGTGGGTCGTCACTCGGCGTGGAACAGCGCGTAG
- a CDS encoding triphosphoribosyl-dephospho-CoA synthase, with protein sequence MRTPAQNAELALLLEVCGTPKPGNVDRHRDLDDLRFEHFLAGAVGAREGIERAEAGDPVGEAFERAVEGMATQRGGNTQFGALLLLVPLVAAAGEELTPARAVEVATETTVADAAAFYRAFEHVDVFVSDPPPDAADLDVRRGREAIPTLEEEGITLRDVMARGADADDVAREWTTGFERSFAAAKRIAAADGPVADRAATAFLSLLAERPDTLVAKRRGEAVAAETSERAARLHERDSLQADRDAVEAFADELVEREINPGTTADLTAAGLFIALEHETVAV encoded by the coding sequence ATGCGAACGCCAGCCCAGAACGCCGAACTCGCGCTCTTGCTCGAGGTCTGTGGCACGCCGAAGCCGGGAAACGTCGACCGACACCGAGACCTCGACGATCTCCGGTTCGAGCACTTCCTCGCCGGCGCGGTCGGCGCCCGCGAGGGCATAGAGCGGGCGGAGGCGGGGGATCCAGTTGGCGAGGCGTTCGAGCGGGCCGTAGAGGGAATGGCCACCCAGCGTGGCGGAAACACGCAGTTTGGTGCACTCCTCTTGCTCGTCCCGCTCGTCGCCGCCGCTGGCGAGGAACTGACGCCGGCACGCGCCGTCGAGGTCGCGACCGAGACTACCGTAGCTGACGCCGCGGCGTTTTACCGCGCGTTCGAGCACGTCGACGTCTTCGTCTCCGATCCGCCGCCGGACGCTGCGGACCTCGACGTCCGCCGCGGGCGCGAGGCGATCCCAACGCTTGAGGAAGAGGGGATAACGCTTCGGGACGTCATGGCCCGTGGCGCCGACGCGGACGACGTCGCCCGCGAGTGGACTACCGGCTTCGAGCGGTCGTTCGCGGCGGCCAAGCGCATCGCCGCAGCCGACGGCCCCGTCGCCGACCGGGCTGCAACGGCGTTTCTCTCCCTGCTGGCCGAGCGACCCGACACCCTCGTTGCAAAGCGCCGCGGCGAGGCCGTCGCAGCGGAGACGAGCGAGCGAGCGGCGCGGCTTCACGAGCGGGACTCCCTCCAGGCGGATCGAGACGCCGTCGAGGCGTTCGCAGACGAACTCGTCGAACGCGAGATCAACCCGGGAACGACGGCAGACCTCACCGCAGCCGGACTGTTCATCGCGCTCGAGCACGAAACGGTGGCCGTATGA